The following coding sequences are from one Bradyrhizobium sp. 200 window:
- a CDS encoding bifunctional transaldolase/phosoglucose isomerase, producing the protein MNPVKALENHGQAIWLDFLARGFVAKGDLQALIDTDGVKGVTSNPSIFEKAIGSSDEYDGAIGHALKAGDRPVADLFEALAVEDIQNAADVLRPVYDRLNGNDGFVSLEVSPYLAMDTKGTIAEAERLWKDVKRQNLMVKVPATPEGLPAIEHLIGEGISINITLLFSQDVYREVAEAYIAGLEKLVASGGDPAPVASVASFFVSRIDSAVDKQLDEKIAKANDPSEKERLSALKGKVAIANAKLAYQDYKRLFAGPRWEKLAAKGAKPQRLLWASTGTKNKDYSDVLYVEELIGPNTVNTVPPATLNAFRDHGKLRDSLEEDVEDARRVLEELEKSGISLDAITEELVKDGVKLFADAADKLYGAVAQKRAVSLSGGIDRQQLALGDGIRKAMEKSTEDWRASATIRRLWQKNQSVWTDDDENKWLGWLNSPAAANVADYEDFARRVKGQNFSDAVVLGMGGSSLGPEVLAETFARKSGFPKLHVLDSTDPAQVRAMEDAVDLAHTLFIVSSKSGGTTEPNVMKDYFFDRVSKTIGKDKAGHRFIAVTDPGSSLEKTAIKQGFARIFHGDPAIGGRYSVLSPFGLVPAAAAGIDVRSVITHALAMVRSCGADVPPHENPGVQLGLAMGLAGLEGRDKVTITSSEKIADFGAWAEQLIAESTGKDGKGLIPIDGEPLGDPSLYDDDRFFIDIRTEGEDNASHDDRLKALEAAGHPVARIVMKSIDHIGQEFFRFEMATAVAGVILGINPFNQPDVEAAKIKTRELTGAFEKTGSLPAETPVISTDEADLYTDAHNADELRKAGADGTLSSWIKAHLSRSESGDYVALLAYIARDPGTIGSLQKMRLAVRDKHHVATCAEFGPRFLHSTGQAYKGGPDSGVFLQITADDTEDLPVPRQKASFGIIKAAQARGDFDVLTERGRRALRVHLKGDLGSGLSALDAAIAEALA; encoded by the coding sequence ATGAATCCCGTCAAAGCACTCGAAAACCATGGCCAGGCGATCTGGCTGGACTTCCTCGCCCGCGGCTTCGTCGCCAAGGGCGACCTCCAGGCGCTGATCGATACCGACGGCGTCAAGGGCGTGACATCGAACCCTTCGATCTTCGAAAAGGCGATCGGCAGTTCGGACGAATATGACGGCGCGATCGGTCACGCGCTGAAGGCGGGGGACCGCCCCGTCGCCGACCTGTTCGAGGCGCTCGCCGTCGAGGACATCCAGAACGCCGCCGACGTGCTGCGCCCGGTTTACGACCGCCTGAACGGCAATGACGGTTTCGTCAGCCTAGAGGTCTCGCCCTATCTGGCGATGGACACCAAGGGGACCATTGCGGAAGCCGAACGGCTCTGGAAGGACGTCAAGCGGCAGAACCTGATGGTGAAGGTGCCGGCCACGCCGGAAGGGCTGCCTGCGATCGAACATCTGATCGGCGAAGGCATCAGCATCAACATCACGCTGCTGTTCTCGCAAGACGTCTATCGCGAGGTGGCGGAGGCCTATATCGCCGGCCTGGAAAAACTCGTCGCCAGCGGCGGCGATCCCGCGCCTGTCGCCAGCGTCGCCTCCTTTTTCGTCAGCCGCATCGACAGCGCGGTCGACAAGCAGCTCGATGAGAAGATCGCCAAAGCCAATGACCCCAGCGAGAAGGAGCGGCTGAGCGCGCTGAAAGGCAAGGTCGCCATCGCCAACGCCAAGCTTGCCTATCAGGACTACAAGCGGCTGTTCGCAGGCCCGCGCTGGGAGAAGCTTGCGGCCAAGGGCGCGAAGCCGCAGCGCTTGCTGTGGGCGTCCACCGGCACCAAGAACAAGGACTACAGCGATGTGCTGTATGTCGAGGAATTGATCGGCCCCAACACCGTCAACACCGTGCCGCCGGCAACGCTCAATGCATTCCGCGACCATGGCAAGTTGAGGGACAGCCTCGAGGAGGATGTCGAGGACGCAAGGCGCGTGCTGGAAGAGCTCGAAAAGTCCGGCATCTCGCTCGACGCCATCACGGAAGAACTGGTCAAGGACGGCGTCAAGCTGTTTGCGGATGCGGCCGACAAGCTCTATGGCGCGGTCGCGCAGAAGCGCGCGGTCTCGCTCAGTGGCGGCATCGACCGCCAGCAGCTCGCGCTCGGCGATGGCATCCGGAAGGCCATGGAGAAGAGCACCGAGGACTGGCGTGCATCGGCTACCATCCGCCGCCTGTGGCAGAAGAACCAATCGGTCTGGACCGATGACGACGAGAACAAGTGGCTGGGCTGGCTGAACAGCCCTGCGGCCGCCAACGTCGCCGATTACGAGGATTTTGCCCGCCGCGTGAAGGGACAGAATTTCAGCGATGCCGTCGTACTCGGCATGGGCGGATCGAGCCTCGGGCCGGAAGTGCTGGCGGAAACGTTCGCCAGGAAATCCGGCTTCCCGAAGCTGCATGTGCTCGATTCCACCGATCCCGCGCAGGTGCGCGCGATGGAGGATGCGGTCGACCTCGCCCACACGCTGTTCATTGTTTCCAGCAAATCCGGCGGCACCACCGAGCCGAACGTGATGAAGGATTACTTCTTCGATCGCGTTTCAAAGACCATCGGCAAGGACAAGGCGGGCCACCGCTTCATCGCCGTCACCGATCCCGGTTCGTCGTTGGAGAAGACCGCGATCAAGCAAGGCTTTGCCCGCATCTTCCATGGCGATCCCGCGATCGGCGGACGCTATTCGGTGCTGTCGCCGTTCGGGCTGGTGCCGGCGGCGGCTGCCGGTATCGACGTTCGCAGCGTGATCACGCACGCGCTTGCAATGGTACGCTCCTGCGGCGCCGACGTGCCGCCGCATGAAAACCCGGGCGTGCAGCTTGGGCTGGCGATGGGGCTCGCCGGCCTTGAAGGCCGCGACAAGGTGACGATTACCTCGTCGGAGAAGATCGCGGATTTCGGCGCCTGGGCCGAACAACTGATCGCCGAATCCACCGGCAAGGACGGCAAGGGCCTGATCCCGATTGACGGCGAGCCGCTCGGCGATCCCTCGCTTTACGACGACGACCGCTTCTTCATCGATATCCGCACCGAAGGTGAGGACAACGCCTCGCATGACGACCGGCTCAAAGCGCTGGAGGCGGCCGGGCATCCCGTGGCCCGCATCGTCATGAAATCGATCGACCACATCGGCCAGGAATTTTTCCGGTTCGAGATGGCGACCGCCGTGGCCGGCGTGATCCTCGGTATCAATCCGTTCAACCAGCCCGACGTGGAAGCAGCCAAGATCAAGACTCGCGAGCTGACCGGTGCGTTCGAGAAGACCGGTTCGCTGCCTGCGGAGACGCCGGTGATCTCGACCGATGAAGCCGATCTCTACACCGACGCGCACAACGCCGACGAGCTGCGCAAGGCCGGCGCCGACGGCACGCTCAGCTCCTGGATCAAGGCGCATCTGTCGCGTTCGGAGAGCGGCGACTATGTCGCCCTGCTCGCCTATATCGCGCGAGACCCCGGCACGATCGGCTCGCTGCAGAAGATGCGGCTTGCGGTGCGCGACAAGCACCACGTTGCAACCTGCGCCGAATTCGGCCCGCGCTTCCTGCACTCCACCGGCCAGGCCTACAAGGGCGGCCCCGATAGCGGCGTGTTCCTGCAGATCACGGCCGATGATACCGAGGATTTGCCGGTGCCCAGACAGAAGGCGAGTTTCGGCATCATCAAGGCGGCGCAGGCGCGCGGCGATTTCGACGTGCTCACCGAACGTGGACGGCGCGCGCTGCGCGTCCATCTCAAGGGCGATCTCGGATCGGGACTGTCCGCACTCGATGCCGCGATTGCGGAAGCGCTCGCTTAA
- the gnd gene encoding phosphogluconate dehydrogenase (NAD(+)-dependent, decarboxylating): MQLGMIGLGRMGGNIVRRLMKNGHTAVVYDKDAKAVAALAADGATGADTLEDFVAKLEKPRTAWVMLPAGKITEATIEALAKLMQGGDVIIDGGNTFWQDDVRRGAALRAKGLHYLDVGTSGGVWGIERGYCMMIGGDKAVVDRLDPIFKTLAPGAGDIPHTPGREGRDPRVEQGYIHAGPSGAGHFVKMIHNGIEYGLMQAYAEGFDILKNANIETLPPEHRFAFDIADIAEVWRRGSVIPSWLLDLTSSALAENQTLDNYSGFVEDSGEGRWTVNAAIDEAVPAEVLTAALYARFRSRKDHTFAEKILSAMRAGFGGHKEPPKKPDSKA; this comes from the coding sequence ATGCAACTGGGCATGATCGGCCTCGGCCGTATGGGTGGCAATATCGTCCGCCGGTTGATGAAGAACGGCCACACCGCCGTGGTCTACGACAAGGATGCGAAGGCGGTCGCCGCGCTTGCGGCGGATGGCGCAACCGGCGCCGATACGCTGGAAGATTTCGTGGCCAAACTCGAAAAGCCGCGCACCGCCTGGGTGATGCTGCCGGCGGGCAAGATCACCGAGGCGACCATCGAGGCACTGGCAAAGCTGATGCAGGGCGGCGACGTCATCATCGACGGCGGCAACACGTTCTGGCAGGACGACGTCCGCCGCGGCGCGGCGCTGAGGGCAAAGGGCCTGCACTATCTCGACGTCGGCACCAGCGGCGGCGTCTGGGGCATCGAGCGCGGCTATTGCATGATGATCGGCGGCGACAAGGCGGTGGTTGACCGGCTCGATCCGATCTTCAAGACGCTGGCGCCGGGCGCTGGCGACATCCCGCACACGCCCGGGCGCGAGGGCCGCGACCCGCGCGTTGAGCAGGGCTACATTCACGCCGGTCCGTCGGGCGCCGGACACTTCGTCAAGATGATCCACAACGGCATCGAATACGGCCTGATGCAGGCCTATGCCGAAGGGTTTGATATCCTGAAGAACGCCAATATAGAGACGCTGCCGCCGGAGCACCGCTTCGCGTTCGACATCGCCGATATCGCCGAGGTATGGCGGCGCGGCAGCGTGATCCCGTCTTGGCTGCTTGATCTCACATCCTCCGCGCTCGCGGAAAACCAGACGCTGGATAATTACTCGGGCTTTGTGGAGGATTCCGGCGAGGGGCGCTGGACAGTCAACGCCGCGATCGACGAGGCCGTGCCGGCCGAAGTGCTGACCGCGGCGCTCTATGCGCGCTTCCGTTCCCGCAAGGATCACACCTTTGCGGAAAAGATCCTGTCCGCGATGCGGGCCGGTTTCGGCGGCCACAAGGAGCCGCCGAAGAAACCTGACTCGAAGGCCTGA
- the zwf gene encoding glucose-6-phosphate dehydrogenase: protein MAVGQIAQKKPDPCSFVIFGVTGDLAHRLVVPALYNLAASDLLPDRFCLVGVARKGMTSEKLRDSLMKGLRQFATRQVDDAIAQRLLACVTCVEADPNEPESFDAMSKQLDQLEAARDTGGNRLFYLATPPNAFLPISRELGRTGMLAENGVWRRLVVEKPFGTDLASAKALNSELLKLVEEHQIYRIDHYLGKETVQNILVLRFANGMFEPIWNRNHIDHIQITVDEKLGVGHRGSFYDATGALRDMVPNHLFQLLSLVTMEPPVKFDAHSVRSEKAEVLSAIQTQNEQEALQNSVRGQYRGGKIGDVEIDDYRKTPEVAPGSTTETYAALKLTIDNWRWAGVPFYLRTGKALGVKRTEIAIKFKQAPFAMFRDTPVDRLSQNYLIISTEPTEGIALQFNTKVPGPNINIDGVEMKFRYKDYFKAEPSTGYETLIYDCMIGDNILFQRADSVEAGWKAVQPFLDAWKKAGGKGLKVYEPGSEGPEEANDLLERDGRSWRKLG, encoded by the coding sequence ATGGCGGTCGGTCAGATAGCGCAGAAGAAACCCGATCCATGTTCGTTCGTCATTTTCGGCGTGACCGGCGATCTCGCGCACCGGCTGGTCGTCCCTGCCCTCTATAACCTTGCCGCCAGCGATCTTTTGCCGGACAGGTTTTGCCTGGTCGGCGTCGCCCGCAAGGGCATGACGAGCGAGAAGCTGCGCGACAGCCTGATGAAAGGGCTGCGCCAGTTCGCGACCCGGCAGGTGGATGATGCAATCGCCCAGCGCCTCCTGGCATGCGTGACCTGCGTCGAGGCCGATCCGAACGAGCCTGAATCGTTCGACGCCATGAGCAAACAGCTCGACCAACTCGAAGCCGCGCGAGACACCGGCGGCAACCGCTTGTTCTATCTGGCGACGCCGCCCAACGCGTTCCTGCCGATCAGCCGTGAACTCGGCCGCACCGGCATGCTGGCGGAGAATGGCGTATGGCGGCGGCTGGTGGTGGAAAAGCCGTTCGGCACCGACCTCGCTTCGGCAAAAGCGCTCAACAGTGAATTGCTCAAACTGGTTGAAGAGCACCAGATCTATCGGATCGATCATTACCTCGGCAAGGAGACGGTGCAGAACATCCTGGTGTTGCGCTTCGCCAATGGCATGTTCGAGCCGATCTGGAACCGCAACCATATCGACCACATCCAAATCACCGTCGATGAAAAACTCGGTGTCGGGCATCGCGGCAGCTTTTACGACGCGACCGGCGCGTTGCGCGACATGGTGCCGAACCATCTGTTCCAGTTGCTGTCGCTGGTCACGATGGAGCCGCCGGTGAAATTCGACGCCCATTCAGTGCGTTCCGAAAAGGCCGAGGTGCTTTCCGCGATCCAGACCCAGAACGAGCAGGAGGCGCTGCAAAATTCCGTACGCGGCCAATATCGGGGCGGCAAGATTGGCGATGTCGAAATCGACGATTATCGCAAAACCCCCGAGGTCGCGCCCGGCAGCACCACCGAGACCTATGCTGCGCTGAAGCTGACCATCGACAACTGGCGGTGGGCCGGCGTGCCCTTTTACTTGCGCACTGGTAAGGCGCTCGGCGTCAAGCGCACCGAAATCGCCATCAAGTTCAAGCAGGCGCCGTTCGCAATGTTCCGCGACACGCCGGTGGACCGGCTGTCGCAGAACTACCTCATCATCTCGACCGAGCCGACCGAAGGCATCGCGCTGCAGTTCAACACCAAGGTGCCGGGGCCGAACATCAACATCGACGGCGTGGAGATGAAGTTCCGCTACAAGGACTACTTCAAGGCCGAACCTTCCACCGGCTACGAGACGCTGATCTATGACTGCATGATCGGCGACAACATCCTGTTTCAGCGCGCCGACAGCGTCGAGGCCGGCTGGAAGGCGGTGCAGCCGTTCCTCGATGCCTGGAAGAAGGCAGGCGGCAAGGGGTTGAAGGTTTACGAACCAGGCAGCGAAGGGCCAGAGGAAGCCAACGATTTGCTCGAACGCGATGGCCGAAGCTGGCGAAAGCTCGGGTGA
- the pgl gene encoding 6-phosphogluconolactonase, which yields MTASDNRHVITVADPATLAATAAEHLLARTAANSGRVAICLTGGSSPKQLYQLLATDAYRSRIPWERVHWFIGDERFVPADDPLNNMGMARAIFLDRLAPAANIHPIPTATADPADPDRGAALYEQELKSFYGADALDRAHPLFDLVLMGVGPDGHTASLFPDDPALEETARWVVGVPKANVEPFVPRVTLTLPTLASCRGMLFEIAGAEKRAILTRLFAGENLPANRARSTGETVWLVDRAAIPESFGGQ from the coding sequence ATGACGGCGAGCGACAACCGCCACGTGATCACAGTCGCCGATCCAGCGACGCTGGCGGCGACGGCCGCCGAACATTTGCTGGCCAGAACAGCCGCCAACAGCGGCCGCGTGGCGATCTGCCTGACCGGCGGTTCAAGCCCGAAGCAGCTCTATCAATTGCTCGCGACGGATGCGTATCGAAGCCGGATCCCATGGGAGCGGGTGCACTGGTTCATCGGCGACGAGCGGTTTGTGCCGGCTGATGATCCGCTCAACAACATGGGCATGGCGCGGGCGATCTTTCTGGATCGGCTCGCGCCGGCGGCCAACATCCATCCGATTCCGACCGCAACCGCCGACCCTGCCGATCCCGACCGGGGCGCGGCGCTGTACGAGCAGGAGTTGAAGTCGTTCTATGGTGCGGATGCGCTCGATCGCGCCCATCCCCTGTTCGATCTCGTGCTGATGGGCGTCGGTCCCGACGGCCATACCGCCTCGTTATTTCCGGATGATCCCGCGCTCGAGGAGACCGCGCGCTGGGTCGTCGGCGTCCCCAAAGCCAATGTCGAGCCGTTCGTCCCGCGGGTCACCCTCACCCTGCCCACCCTCGCCTCCTGCCGCGGAATGCTGTTCGAGATTGCGGGCGCGGAGAAGCGTGCGATCTTGACGCGCCTGTTCGCAGGCGAGAACCTCCCCGCCAACCGCGCGCGATCCACCGGCGAGACGGTCTGGCTGGTGGACCGGGCCGCGATTCCGGAGAGCTTTGGTGGGCAGTGA
- a CDS encoding gluconokinase has translation MVGSETPCALVVMGVSGSGKSTVADHLAGRLGWRYEDGDRFHPASNVAKMSAGHPLTDEDRWPWLQAIADEIDRLSAARERAVIACSALKRAYRDILVHGRDDVRIVFLDGAPELIAARLTTRKGHFMPPGLLASQFRTLERPGANERPIIVSIDAPVERIVDDIVSQLNLVPQ, from the coding sequence TTGGTGGGCAGTGAGACTCCTTGCGCGCTGGTGGTGATGGGCGTTTCCGGCTCGGGCAAGAGCACCGTCGCCGATCATCTCGCTGGACGGCTCGGCTGGCGCTACGAGGATGGCGACAGGTTTCACCCGGCAAGCAACGTCGCCAAGATGAGCGCCGGCCATCCGCTGACGGACGAGGACCGCTGGCCGTGGCTGCAGGCAATTGCCGACGAGATCGACCGCCTCTCGGCCGCACGCGAGCGCGCCGTGATCGCCTGCTCGGCGCTGAAGCGTGCCTACCGCGACATTCTCGTGCACGGCCGCGACGATGTCCGCATCGTATTTCTCGACGGTGCGCCGGAGCTGATCGCCGCTCGGCTCACCACGCGCAAGGGGCACTTCATGCCGCCGGGCCTGCTCGCCAGCCAGTTCAGGACGCTGGAGCGGCCGGGAGCGAACGAGCGGCCGATCATTGTATCGATCGATGCGCCGGTCGAGCGAATCGTGGATGACATCGTCAGTCAATTGAACCTGGTTCCCCAATGA
- a CDS encoding HAD family hydrolase: MTRIALVVSDVDGTLLTKDKVLTDGAKAAVRSLHAAGIGFTIVSSRPTIGMGFLIEPLSITLPVGAFNGSSIVDAALKPIEQHLIEPDVAQRSLDVLNAFGVDIWLFTNDRWYTRNPDGEYVPHEKRAIKADPTIIPDFTPYLGTACKIVGASSDAALLHRCEAAMKEAVGREATAVRSQTYYLDITPPGHDKGTFVDAMTRRLGIPAAAVATIGDMENDLPMFARSGVSFAMGNAADGIKQRATHVTDSNERDGFAAAIETVLQLG, encoded by the coding sequence ATGACCCGCATTGCACTTGTTGTTTCCGACGTCGACGGCACCCTGTTGACGAAGGACAAGGTTCTCACCGATGGCGCAAAGGCAGCCGTGCGCAGCCTGCATGCGGCCGGCATCGGCTTCACCATCGTCTCCAGCCGGCCGACCATCGGCATGGGCTTTCTGATCGAGCCGCTTTCGATTACGCTTCCCGTCGGCGCCTTCAACGGCAGCTCGATCGTCGACGCCGCGCTCAAGCCGATCGAGCAGCATCTGATCGAACCTGATGTGGCGCAGCGCAGTCTCGACGTGCTCAATGCGTTCGGCGTCGATATCTGGCTGTTCACCAATGACCGCTGGTACACCCGCAATCCCGACGGCGAATACGTTCCGCACGAGAAACGCGCGATCAAGGCCGATCCGACCATCATCCCGGATTTCACGCCGTATCTCGGAACAGCCTGCAAGATCGTCGGCGCCAGCTCGGACGCGGCGCTGCTGCATCGTTGTGAGGCGGCGATGAAAGAAGCGGTCGGCCGGGAGGCCACCGCGGTCCGCTCGCAGACCTATTATCTCGACATCACGCCGCCCGGTCACGACAAGGGCACCTTCGTGGACGCGATGACCAGGCGGCTCGGCATTCCGGCCGCGGCGGTGGCGACCATCGGCGACATGGAAAACGATCTGCCGATGTTTGCCAGAAGCGGCGTTTCGTTTGCGATGGGCAACGCGGCCGACGGCATCAAGCAGCGCGCTACGCATGTGACCGACAGCAACGAGCGCGACGGCTTTGCCGCCGCGATCGAAACGGTGCTGCAGCTCGGATAG
- a CDS encoding DUF308 domain-containing protein has product MIDHHTDFARANQERWLKLYYFVRTAFSAVWVAAAFTVGQHSPAIAAVLLVVYPAWDALANYIDASRSGGLGKNRSQTLNVMVSLATTLAVVLALQMSMNWVLGVFGVWAILSGLLQLGTAARRWKSYGAQWAMILSGGQSALAGVFFIVQARMPMPPSITNVAGYAAVGALYFLVSAVWLSVSELRRKTAQVS; this is encoded by the coding sequence ATGATCGACCACCACACTGATTTCGCTCGTGCCAACCAGGAGCGATGGCTGAAGCTCTACTATTTTGTTCGGACGGCATTTTCCGCCGTCTGGGTGGCTGCCGCATTCACGGTAGGACAGCATTCCCCGGCGATCGCGGCAGTCTTGCTCGTCGTCTATCCCGCATGGGATGCTCTGGCCAACTATATCGATGCGTCGCGTAGCGGTGGATTGGGCAAGAATCGCTCTCAGACCCTTAACGTCATGGTAAGTCTGGCGACGACACTCGCGGTCGTTCTGGCGCTGCAGATGAGCATGAATTGGGTGCTCGGGGTGTTCGGCGTCTGGGCCATACTCTCTGGATTGCTCCAGCTCGGCACCGCCGCCCGCCGGTGGAAGAGTTACGGCGCGCAGTGGGCGATGATCCTGAGCGGCGGTCAGTCGGCGCTGGCGGGCGTATTCTTCATTGTGCAGGCCCGGATGCCGATGCCGCCATCGATCACAAACGTGGCCGGCTATGCTGCGGTGGGCGCCCTTTATTTCCTGGTCTCGGCCGTGTGGCTGTCCGTGAGCGAACTGCGCCGCAAGACGGCTCAAGTTTCCTAG
- a CDS encoding TetR/AcrR family transcriptional regulator: MSNPSSKADDILACARTLIIAGGYNGFSYADIADVVGIRKPSIHHHFPSKVDLVRTLVARYREEAEAGIAHLEQQVRDPLELLRNYAGYWEACIKDASAPFCLCALLASQLPVLPEEVALEVRAHFRSLSAWLTSVLERGQRQGILQLTSTPRVEAEAFMAGVHGAMLSARAYGDPKMFGVVTVPLLERLAPRH, translated from the coding sequence ATGAGCAACCCCTCTTCCAAGGCGGACGATATTTTAGCCTGCGCACGCACGCTGATCATAGCCGGTGGTTACAATGGCTTCAGCTATGCCGACATCGCCGATGTGGTCGGGATTCGTAAACCGAGCATCCACCACCATTTCCCGAGCAAGGTCGACCTGGTTCGCACCCTCGTTGCCCGATATCGCGAGGAAGCCGAGGCGGGTATCGCACATCTTGAACAACAGGTTCGCGATCCGCTGGAATTGCTCCGAAATTACGCAGGCTATTGGGAAGCCTGCATCAAAGATGCGAGCGCTCCCTTTTGCCTTTGTGCCCTTTTGGCCAGCCAACTCCCCGTATTGCCTGAAGAGGTGGCGCTTGAGGTTCGGGCGCATTTCCGTTCCTTGTCAGCGTGGCTGACTTCGGTGTTGGAGCGGGGTCAGCGGCAGGGCATCCTTCAACTGACGAGCACACCCCGGGTCGAGGCCGAAGCATTCATGGCTGGCGTCCACGGCGCCATGCTTTCAGCTCGCGCCTATGGCGATCCAAAGATGTTCGGTGTCGTGACGGTGCCTCTCCTGGAGCGGCTGGCCCCACGGCATTGA
- a CDS encoding glycoside hydrolase family 15 protein, translating into MPCHIEDYGLIGDCETAALVGRSGSIDWLCWPAFDSDACFAALLGTEKHGRWLIAPTEEVTSSSRRYWDDTLILETRFETAGGAVELIDFMPPRGNASDVVRLVRGVRGRVRMHMQLVIRFGFGIDIPWVKRNEDGSALLAICGQDMTVLRTPVETRGEDLTTVADFEVSEGDTVPFVLTYGPSHLPVPKPIDPSYALKDTEAFWTEWCSRCTYQGEYRDLVMRSLITLKAQTYAPTGGIVAAPTTSLPEKLGGARNWDYRFCWLRDATFTLLALMNSGYTEEAFAWHQWLLRAAAGSPVNMQIMYGIMGQRRLLEWEAAWLPGYEGAKPVRVGNAAHAQLQLDVYGELIDAFHQWRVAKLELDETSWSLECAVLQHLAERWDQPDHGIWERRGAGRHYVSSKVMTWVAFDRGIKSAETFGFKAPLEKWRALRDAIHVDVCTRGFDPELNAFVESYGSKMLDASILLLPSVGFLPAEDPRVRGTLAAVEQYLMRDGFVLRHDPREAEKQPAEGAFLACTLWLADAYVLAGEFARAQELFARVVAVANDLGLLAEEYDTAAGRQTGNFPQALTHIALINTAHNLSATKQSTEKPAKQRSK; encoded by the coding sequence TTGCCGTGCCATATCGAAGACTATGGGCTGATCGGCGATTGCGAGACCGCCGCGTTGGTCGGCCGGAGCGGATCGATCGACTGGCTGTGCTGGCCGGCCTTTGATTCCGATGCCTGCTTTGCCGCGCTGCTCGGCACCGAGAAGCACGGCCGCTGGCTGATCGCGCCGACCGAAGAGGTTACTAGCAGCTCGCGCCGCTATTGGGACGACACCCTGATCCTGGAAACCCGGTTCGAGACCGCTGGCGGCGCGGTCGAGCTGATCGATTTCATGCCGCCGCGCGGCAACGCCTCCGACGTGGTGCGGCTGGTGCGCGGCGTTCGCGGCCGGGTCAGGATGCACATGCAACTGGTGATCCGTTTCGGCTTCGGCATCGATATTCCCTGGGTCAAGCGAAACGAGGACGGTTCGGCGCTGCTCGCGATCTGCGGGCAGGACATGACGGTGCTGCGGACGCCGGTCGAGACCCGCGGCGAGGATTTGACGACGGTCGCCGATTTCGAGGTCAGCGAGGGCGACACTGTTCCCTTTGTGCTGACCTACGGCCCCTCGCATCTGCCTGTGCCCAAGCCGATCGATCCTTCCTATGCATTGAAGGATACCGAAGCGTTCTGGACCGAATGGTGCAGCCGTTGCACCTATCAGGGCGAGTACCGCGACCTCGTGATGCGCTCGCTGATCACGCTGAAGGCGCAGACCTATGCACCGACCGGCGGCATCGTCGCCGCGCCTACAACCTCGCTGCCGGAGAAGCTCGGCGGCGCACGCAACTGGGATTACCGCTTCTGCTGGCTGCGCGACGCCACCTTCACGCTGCTGGCGCTGATGAACTCGGGCTATACCGAGGAAGCTTTCGCCTGGCACCAATGGCTGCTGCGGGCGGCGGCGGGTTCTCCGGTGAACATGCAAATCATGTACGGCATCATGGGCCAGCGCCGGCTTTTGGAGTGGGAGGCCGCTTGGCTGCCCGGCTATGAAGGCGCAAAGCCGGTGCGGGTCGGCAATGCCGCGCACGCGCAACTGCAGCTTGACGTCTACGGCGAATTGATCGACGCCTTTCACCAGTGGCGCGTGGCAAAACTCGAACTGGATGAAACGAGCTGGTCGCTGGAATGCGCCGTGCTGCAGCACCTTGCCGAACGATGGGATCAGCCGGATCACGGCATCTGGGAGCGCCGCGGCGCGGGCAGGCATTATGTCTCGTCGAAGGTGATGACCTGGGTCGCGTTCGACCGCGGCATCAAGAGCGCCGAGACGTTCGGCTTCAAGGCGCCGCTCGAGAAGTGGCGCGCGCTGCGCGACGCCATTCATGTCGACGTCTGCACAAGAGGTTTCGACCCCGAGCTCAACGCCTTCGTCGAGTCCTACGGCTCGAAAATGCTCGATGCCAGTATCCTGCTGCTGCCGTCGGTAGGCTTTTTGCCGGCCGAAGACCCGCGCGTCCGCGGCACGCTCGCCGCGGTCGAACAATATCTGATGCGCGACGGCTTTGTGCTGCGGCATGATCCCCGCGAAGCGGAGAAGCAACCGGCCGAAGGCGCGTTCCTCGCCTGCACGCTGTGGCTGGCCGACGCCTACGTGCTGGCGGGTGAGTTCGCTCGCGCGCAGGAGCTGTTTGCCCGCGTGGTCGCGGTCGCTAACGATCTCGGCCTCCTGGCCGAGGAGTACGACACGGCGGCCGGCCGCCAGACCGGCAACTTCCCGCAGGCGCTGACGCACATCGCGCTGATCAACACCGCGCATAATTTGAGTGCGACGAAGCAATCGACCGAAAAGCCGGCGAAGCAGCGCTCGAAATAG